In Kocuria turfanensis, a single genomic region encodes these proteins:
- a CDS encoding carbohydrate ABC transporter permease has translation MSTKQKVGWAVVSVLVLFYALFPVASILMTSFKTPADLTSGKFLPTQWVGENYSSIFVGQARDLFVPSLINSIGICLIATAIAVVLATLCAYAIARLDFPGKKMILTVALAVSMFPVVSIVTPLFNLWRQIGLYDTWPGLIIPYLSLTLPISIWTLTAFFQQIPWDLERAAQVDGATTWQAFRKVIVPLALPGVFTTAIIAFFIAWNDFVYGIGLTSTEAARPVPAALAFFTGASQFEDPAGAISAAAIVVTIPVVLLVLLFQRQIVSGLTQGAVKG, from the coding sequence ATGTCCACCAAGCAGAAGGTCGGCTGGGCCGTCGTCTCGGTCCTGGTCCTGTTCTACGCCCTGTTCCCCGTCGCCTCGATCCTCATGACGTCCTTCAAGACGCCGGCGGACCTGACGTCCGGGAAGTTCCTGCCCACCCAGTGGGTCGGGGAGAACTATTCGTCCATCTTCGTGGGGCAGGCCCGTGACCTGTTCGTGCCGTCGCTGATCAACTCGATCGGCATCTGCCTGATCGCCACGGCCATCGCCGTGGTCCTGGCCACGCTGTGCGCCTACGCGATCGCCCGCCTGGACTTCCCCGGCAAGAAGATGATCCTGACGGTCGCCCTGGCCGTGTCCATGTTCCCCGTCGTCTCGATCGTGACCCCGCTGTTCAACCTGTGGCGCCAGATCGGGCTCTACGACACGTGGCCCGGCCTGATCATCCCCTACCTCTCGCTCACCCTGCCGATCTCCATCTGGACCCTGACCGCGTTCTTCCAGCAGATCCCGTGGGACCTGGAGCGGGCGGCCCAGGTCGACGGCGCCACCACCTGGCAGGCCTTCCGCAAGGTGATCGTGCCGCTGGCCCTGCCGGGCGTCTTCACCACCGCGATCATCGCGTTCTTCATCGCCTGGAACGACTTCGTCTACGGCATCGGCCTGACCTCCACCGAGGCCGCCCGCCCGGTGCCCGCGGCGCTGGCGTTCTTCACCGGCGCCTCGCAGTTCGAGGACCCGGCGGGCGCGATCTCCGCGGCGGCCATCGTCGTCACCATCCCGGTGGTGCTCCTGGTGCTGCTCTTCCAGCGCCAGATCGTCTCCGGGCTGACCCAGGGCGCGGTCAAGGGCTGA
- a CDS encoding ABC transporter ATP-binding protein, translating into MASITLNHLVKKYGDGFPAVNDVSIDIADGEFLILVGPSGCGKSTLLRMIVGLEDITSGDLLINGQRVNEKEPRERNLSMVFQNYALYPHLTVYENIAFPLRLSKGKFSDEEIDRKVRHAASTLDLDEHLERKPANLSGGQRQRVAMGRAIVRDADAFLFDEPLSNLDAKLRGQMRTEIAQLQRRMGITSVYVTHDQTEAMTLGDRVAVLKKGILQQIASPRELYEQPANLFVAGFIGSPSMNFLPAHVRGDVFDTPLGDFPVPEQAKGKLPGDGRIVLLGLRPEHFEDAKFVDEAKVSRGTTFDAEFTHTEWMGNEQYGYINYQQDPEVKAKLDELAQDLDGDEMHPQIVVELDATSRIRGGAKGRIWVDTRRMHVFDPETGENLTRDAEAGAELTREAVEERKAEIERARQELAAAG; encoded by the coding sequence ATGGCATCCATCACCCTCAATCATCTCGTCAAGAAGTACGGCGACGGCTTCCCGGCGGTCAACGACGTCTCGATCGACATCGCCGACGGCGAGTTCCTCATCCTCGTGGGGCCCTCCGGCTGCGGCAAGTCCACGCTGCTGCGGATGATCGTGGGCCTCGAGGACATCACCTCGGGGGACCTGCTGATCAACGGCCAGCGCGTCAACGAGAAGGAGCCGCGCGAGCGGAACCTCTCGATGGTGTTCCAGAACTACGCGCTGTACCCGCACCTGACCGTCTACGAGAACATCGCGTTCCCGCTGCGGCTGTCCAAGGGCAAGTTCTCCGACGAGGAGATCGACCGGAAGGTGCGCCACGCGGCGTCGACCCTGGACCTCGACGAGCACCTCGAGCGCAAGCCGGCCAACCTCTCCGGCGGTCAGCGCCAGCGAGTGGCGATGGGCCGGGCGATCGTGCGGGACGCGGACGCGTTCCTGTTCGACGAGCCCCTGTCCAACCTGGACGCGAAGCTGCGCGGGCAGATGCGCACCGAGATCGCCCAGCTGCAGCGGCGGATGGGCATCACCTCCGTGTACGTGACCCACGACCAGACCGAGGCCATGACCCTCGGCGACCGGGTGGCCGTGCTCAAGAAGGGCATCCTGCAGCAGATCGCCTCGCCGCGGGAGCTCTACGAACAGCCGGCCAACCTGTTCGTGGCGGGGTTCATCGGCTCGCCGTCGATGAACTTCCTCCCGGCGCACGTGCGGGGCGACGTGTTCGACACCCCGCTCGGCGACTTCCCCGTGCCGGAGCAGGCCAAGGGCAAGCTCCCCGGGGACGGCAGGATCGTGCTGCTGGGCCTGCGCCCGGAGCACTTCGAGGACGCCAAGTTCGTGGACGAGGCGAAGGTCTCCCGCGGGACGACCTTCGACGCCGAGTTCACCCACACGGAGTGGATGGGCAACGAGCAGTACGGCTACATCAACTACCAGCAGGACCCCGAGGTCAAGGCGAAGCTCGACGAGCTGGCGCAGGACCTGGACGGGGACGAGATGCACCCGCAGATCGTCGTGGAGCTGGACGCCACCTCACGCATCCGCGGCGGGGCGAAGGGCCGGATCTGGGTCGACACCCGCCGGATGCACGTCTTCGACCCCGAGACCGGGGAGAACCTGACCCGGGACGCGGAGGCCGGTGCCGAGCTGACCCGTGAGGCGGTCGAGGAGCGCAAGGCCGAGATCGAGCGGGCCCGCCAGGAGCTGGCCGCGGCCGGCTGA
- a CDS encoding extracellular solute-binding protein yields the protein MTTTSHPHRAPGRRRRSAAAALGAVGALILTGCGDADAGGTPTLTWYINPDAGGQAELAQQCSEQSGGRYNIETSLLPRDAASQREQLARRLAAGDTSMDIMSLDPPFIPELAEPGFLAPVPGDVEQATTQDVLAGPLEGAKWKDELVSVPFWANTQLLWYRESVAEAAGLNMDEPVTWKQIMDAAREQEKYLGVQGTQAESMTVWVNGLVESAGGSIVENPEAPSDEISIGLDSEAGRKAAEIVGTIGRDGLGGPGLPTADENASMIQFQSDDGSFMVNWPFIYAATAAAVEGGTVDQSVYEDIGWALWPRVDEGEPSAPPLGGINLGVGSTSENQELAWEAVECIVQPENQAYYFVSNGNPAASEAAYEDPEVREAYPMYETIRESLDNAAPRPQTPFYNEVSTAIQQEWTPPASVTEDTPRMTAEFIESVLKGEQLL from the coding sequence TTGACCACCACCTCACACCCCCACAGGGCCCCCGGGAGGCGACGGCGCAGCGCTGCCGCAGCCCTGGGCGCCGTGGGCGCCCTGATCCTGACGGGCTGCGGTGACGCCGACGCCGGCGGCACCCCGACCCTGACCTGGTACATCAACCCGGACGCCGGCGGACAGGCGGAGCTGGCCCAGCAGTGCTCGGAGCAGTCCGGGGGCCGGTACAACATCGAGACCTCGTTGCTGCCCCGCGACGCCGCCTCCCAGCGCGAGCAGCTCGCCCGGCGTCTGGCCGCCGGGGACACCTCGATGGACATCATGAGCCTGGACCCGCCCTTCATCCCCGAACTGGCCGAGCCCGGCTTCCTGGCCCCCGTGCCCGGCGACGTCGAGCAGGCCACCACCCAGGACGTCCTGGCCGGTCCCCTCGAGGGTGCCAAGTGGAAGGACGAGCTGGTGTCCGTCCCGTTCTGGGCCAACACGCAGCTGCTCTGGTACCGGGAGTCCGTGGCGGAGGCCGCCGGCCTGAACATGGACGAGCCGGTGACCTGGAAGCAGATCATGGACGCCGCCCGGGAGCAGGAGAAGTACCTGGGGGTGCAGGGCACGCAGGCCGAGTCGATGACGGTGTGGGTCAACGGCCTCGTGGAGTCCGCCGGGGGGTCCATCGTGGAGAACCCGGAGGCGCCCTCCGACGAGATCTCCATCGGCCTGGACAGCGAGGCGGGCCGGAAGGCCGCGGAGATCGTCGGCACCATCGGCCGTGACGGGCTCGGCGGTCCGGGCCTTCCGACCGCCGACGAGAACGCCTCGATGATCCAGTTCCAGTCCGACGACGGCTCCTTCATGGTCAACTGGCCCTTCATCTACGCGGCCACCGCGGCCGCCGTGGAGGGCGGGACGGTCGACCAGTCCGTGTACGAGGACATCGGCTGGGCCCTGTGGCCCCGGGTCGACGAGGGCGAGCCCTCCGCTCCCCCGCTGGGCGGCATCAACCTGGGCGTGGGCTCCACCTCCGAGAACCAGGAGCTGGCCTGGGAGGCCGTGGAGTGCATCGTCCAGCCCGAGAACCAGGCCTACTACTTCGTGAGCAACGGCAACCCGGCCGCGTCCGAGGCCGCCTACGAGGACCCCGAGGTCCGGGAGGCCTACCCGATGTACGAGACCATCCGGGAGTCCCTCGACAACGCGGCGCCGCGTCCCCAGACGCCGTTCTACAACGAGGTCTCCACCGCCATCCAGCAGGAGTGGACCCCGCCGGCGTCCGTCACGGAGGACACACCCCGGATGACCGCCGAGTTCATCGAGTCCGTCCTGAAAGGAGAGCAGCTGCTATGA
- a CDS encoding carbohydrate ABC transporter permease, with amino-acid sequence MSTVVNPNAPGTGPREAAPAPVTGRRSAKPVMSDRARSERKLGWMLAGPAFIMMLLVTMYPILQALWDSLFSFRLTAPGEKEFVFLGNYATVLTDQVFWRDLWITVLITIVTVVVELVLGFALALVMNNAIRNTRGLLRTAILVPYGIITVVSAFAWFYAFDITTGYINNWFSWLPGIGPDFNWFASQWPALFVIMASEIWKTTPFISLLLLSGLAQVPSEYTEAARVDGATWWQRMSRVILPNMKAAIMVAVVFRALDAFRIFDNIFIMTQGQYGTETLSLLAYRTSIGRLEIGLGSAISVILFVCVLLIAFIAIKVFKVDLAGAGKGR; translated from the coding sequence ATGAGCACCGTCGTCAACCCCAATGCTCCCGGCACCGGTCCACGGGAGGCCGCACCGGCACCCGTGACGGGACGGCGCAGCGCCAAGCCGGTGATGTCCGACCGGGCCCGGTCGGAGCGCAAGCTCGGCTGGATGCTCGCCGGCCCGGCGTTCATCATGATGCTGCTGGTCACCATGTACCCGATCCTGCAGGCCCTGTGGGACTCCCTCTTCTCCTTCCGCCTGACGGCCCCCGGGGAGAAGGAGTTCGTCTTCCTCGGCAACTACGCCACGGTCCTCACCGACCAGGTGTTCTGGCGGGACCTGTGGATCACGGTGCTCATCACGATCGTCACCGTGGTGGTGGAGCTCGTCCTGGGCTTCGCCCTCGCCCTCGTGATGAACAACGCGATCCGCAACACCCGCGGGCTGCTGCGCACCGCGATCCTGGTGCCCTACGGCATCATCACGGTGGTCTCGGCCTTCGCCTGGTTCTACGCGTTCGACATCACCACCGGCTACATCAACAACTGGTTCTCCTGGCTGCCGGGCATCGGCCCGGACTTCAACTGGTTCGCCTCCCAGTGGCCGGCCCTGTTCGTGATCATGGCCTCCGAGATCTGGAAGACCACGCCGTTCATCTCGCTGCTGCTGCTCTCGGGCCTCGCCCAGGTCCCCAGCGAGTACACCGAGGCCGCCCGCGTGGACGGCGCCACGTGGTGGCAGCGCATGTCCCGGGTGATCCTGCCCAACATGAAGGCCGCGATCATGGTGGCGGTCGTGTTCCGTGCCCTGGACGCGTTCCGCATCTTCGACAACATCTTCATCATGACCCAGGGCCAGTACGGCACCGAGACGCTGTCCCTGCTCGCCTATCGAACCTCCATCGGCCGACTGGAGATCGGGCTCGGCTCCGCGATCTCCGTGATCCTGTTCGTCTGCGTGCTGCTGATCGCCTTCATCGCCATCAAGGTGTTCAAGGTCGACCTCGCCGGCGCCGGGAAGGGAAGGTAA